One genomic window of Methyloceanibacter sp. wino2 includes the following:
- a CDS encoding M3 family oligoendopeptidase, which yields MLPPCFAPGLFPHFSATFSPKALEKAGAKPGEGAALGDLPEWNLGDLYDAPEAPALKADLEKARHDAEAMHERYAGKLEGLLDGGAGGEALAEAVRSFEALNDVLGRVASYASLLYAADTTDPRRQKFYGDIQETITAISSQLLFFPLELNRLDDAAIEKALATPSFGHYRPWVEDLRKEKPYQLEDKLEQLFHEKAVSGRGAWDRLFNETMANLRFDVDGQDLSLEPTLNLLLDPKEKNRKHAAKALAKVFKDNIRLFTLITNTLAKDKEISDRWRGFEDVADSRHLSNRVERDVVDALVAAVRDAYPKLSHRYYAMKAKWLGMDTLKYWDRNAPLPEEPKQIIGWNDARETVLTAYGDFSPRMAEIAGRFFADGWIDAPVREGKQQGAFSHPTVPSAHPYVLLNYQGKPRDVMTLAHELGHGVHQVLAGKQGALMAPTPLTLAETASVFGEMLTFRKLLDQAPSPRERKALLAAKVEDMLNTVVRQIAFYSFERQVHTERREGELTSDRLGEIWMDVQRESLGPAIELKPEYETFWSYIPHFIHAPFYVYAYAFGDCLVNSLYAVYEKADAGFAERYLEMLSAGGTKHHRELLKPFGLDASEPHFWSMGLKVIEGFIDELEEMDRAVVAEA from the coding sequence ATGCTGCCCCCCTGCTTTGCCCCTGGCCTGTTTCCCCATTTCTCAGCAACGTTCTCGCCCAAGGCGCTCGAAAAAGCCGGCGCCAAGCCGGGCGAGGGCGCCGCGCTCGGCGACCTGCCGGAATGGAACCTCGGCGATCTCTACGATGCCCCCGAGGCCCCCGCGCTCAAGGCCGATCTGGAAAAGGCCCGGCACGACGCCGAGGCCATGCACGAGCGCTATGCGGGCAAGCTCGAAGGGCTCCTCGACGGCGGCGCGGGCGGTGAGGCGCTTGCCGAGGCCGTGCGCAGCTTCGAGGCTCTGAACGACGTGCTTGGACGGGTGGCCTCCTATGCGAGCCTGCTCTACGCCGCCGACACCACCGATCCGCGGCGCCAGAAGTTCTACGGCGACATTCAGGAAACGATCACGGCGATCTCCTCGCAGCTTCTGTTCTTCCCCTTGGAGCTGAACCGCCTCGACGATGCGGCGATCGAAAAGGCGCTCGCCACGCCGTCTTTCGGCCACTACCGGCCCTGGGTGGAGGACTTGCGGAAAGAAAAGCCCTACCAGCTCGAGGACAAGCTGGAGCAGCTGTTCCACGAAAAGGCGGTGAGCGGGCGCGGGGCGTGGGACCGGCTTTTCAACGAGACCATGGCTAATCTGCGCTTCGACGTGGACGGTCAGGACCTGAGCCTGGAGCCGACCCTCAACCTGCTTCTCGATCCGAAAGAGAAGAACCGCAAGCACGCCGCCAAGGCGCTCGCGAAGGTGTTCAAGGACAACATCCGGCTGTTCACGCTGATCACCAACACACTCGCCAAGGACAAGGAGATCTCGGATCGCTGGCGCGGCTTCGAGGACGTGGCCGACAGCCGCCACCTGTCCAACCGCGTGGAGCGCGACGTGGTCGATGCGCTGGTGGCCGCCGTACGCGATGCGTACCCGAAGCTGTCGCATCGCTACTACGCCATGAAAGCCAAGTGGCTCGGCATGGACACCCTGAAATACTGGGACCGCAACGCGCCGCTGCCCGAAGAGCCCAAGCAGATCATCGGCTGGAACGATGCACGGGAGACGGTGCTCACAGCCTATGGCGATTTCTCGCCGCGCATGGCGGAGATCGCCGGGCGCTTCTTCGCCGATGGCTGGATCGACGCGCCGGTCCGCGAGGGCAAGCAGCAGGGTGCCTTCTCGCATCCGACCGTGCCGAGCGCGCATCCTTACGTTCTGCTCAACTACCAGGGCAAGCCGCGGGACGTGATGACGCTGGCCCACGAGCTGGGCCATGGCGTGCACCAGGTGCTGGCGGGCAAGCAGGGCGCGCTGATGGCGCCGACGCCGCTGACGCTCGCGGAAACCGCAAGCGTGTTCGGCGAAATGCTGACCTTCCGGAAGCTGCTCGACCAGGCGCCGAGCCCCCGCGAGCGCAAGGCACTGCTCGCCGCGAAGGTCGAGGACATGCTCAACACGGTCGTGCGGCAGATCGCGTTCTACAGCTTCGAGCGGCAGGTCCATACGGAGCGCCGCGAGGGCGAACTGACGAGCGACCGCCTCGGCGAGATCTGGATGGACGTGCAGCGCGAGAGCCTGGGCCCGGCTATCGAGCTCAAGCCGGAATACGAGACCTTCTGGTCCTACATCCCGCACTTCATTCACGCGCCGTTCTACGTCTACGCCTATGCGTTCGGCGATTGCTTAGTGAATTCGCTCTACGCCGTGTACGAAAAAGCCGATGCGGGCTTCGCGGAGCGGTATCTCGAGATGCTTTCCGCGGGCGGCACGAAGCATCACAGGGAACTTTTGAAGCCTTTCGGTCTTGATGCATCGGAGCCCCATTTCTGGTCCATGGGTCTCAAGGTGATTGAGGGCTTTATCGACGAGCTCGAAGAGATGGACCGGGCGGTGGTCGCGGAGGCCTAG
- a CDS encoding DUF6790 family protein: MSQVALVPLLAWVAALACWGIALWRAPRPLLRWFVLDRALRYVFIFPLGLLGIWAFIGHVMFPAQSAAAIGWPPSPFQFEVGYANLGLGLASLYAAFTTFYARVAVAIAASCFLVGAGIGHVHDIMAYNNLTPGNAGPILVTDFLTPMAVLALLIASARRPKQRPRSPDSAALEAEIEVARDAMRSYREALDRFVKS, encoded by the coding sequence ATGAGTCAGGTTGCGCTGGTTCCCCTTCTTGCTTGGGTTGCCGCGTTAGCCTGTTGGGGTATCGCGTTGTGGCGCGCTCCCCGGCCCCTGCTGCGCTGGTTCGTACTGGACCGGGCTCTGCGCTACGTCTTCATCTTTCCGCTCGGGCTGCTCGGGATTTGGGCGTTCATTGGTCACGTCATGTTTCCCGCCCAGTCCGCCGCCGCAATCGGCTGGCCGCCGAGCCCGTTCCAGTTCGAGGTGGGCTACGCGAATCTCGGGCTCGGCCTTGCGAGCCTCTATGCGGCCTTCACGACGTTCTATGCGCGGGTCGCCGTGGCGATTGCCGCTTCCTGCTTCCTGGTCGGCGCGGGCATCGGCCATGTGCACGACATCATGGCGTACAACAACCTAACACCGGGCAACGCGGGGCCGATCCTCGTAACGGATTTTCTGACGCCGATGGCGGTGCTGGCCCTGTTGATCGCGTCCGCGCGGCGGCCGAAGCAGCGGCCTCGTTCGCCGGACTCCGCGGCGCTGGAAGCCGAGATAGAAGTGGCGCGCGACGCCATGCGCTCCTATCGCGAAGCGCTCGACAGATTCGTCAAAAGCTAG
- a CDS encoding DUF411 domain-containing protein: protein MILTRPLIIAATLFVSALAAALPAHASSEASPAIEVWKSPTCGCCQKWADYLTENGFTVSTKNTTQGMLNRIKAQAGIGPKLASCHTAQIDGYTIEGHVPAGDIKRLLEERPDAIGLAVPDMPLGSPGMEQPDGKTDPYEVLLVKKDGSTEVFAQH from the coding sequence ATGATTTTGACACGTCCTCTCATCATTGCCGCCACACTGTTCGTAAGCGCGCTTGCCGCCGCCCTGCCCGCCCATGCGTCATCGGAAGCGAGCCCCGCGATCGAGGTCTGGAAATCGCCGACCTGCGGCTGTTGTCAGAAATGGGCCGACTATCTCACCGAGAACGGGTTCACGGTTTCGACGAAGAACACGACCCAGGGCATGCTCAATCGCATCAAAGCCCAGGCCGGCATCGGACCGAAACTCGCCTCATGCCACACGGCGCAAATCGACGGCTATACGATCGAAGGTCACGTCCCCGCCGGCGATATCAAGCGGCTTCTCGAGGAGCGCCCCGACGCCATCGGCCTCGCCGTGCCCGACATGCCGCTCGGTTCCCCCGGCATGGAGCAGCCGGACGGCAAGACGGATCCCTATGAGGTTCTTCTCGTGAAGAAGGACGGCAGCACGGAAGTCTTCGCGCAGCACTGA
- a CDS encoding endonuclease/exonuclease/phosphatase family protein — protein sequence MPYSKMLKAAIIAGCLFAAAALVIGGLAETYPALDIVNNGLLLLAVGLAVLLLLSLALRSRMLIVTTGALLAIALATLIPNLSGAAANAPENAERFLRVATFNMWGKGDLHLQKVEAFLAETEPDVVVLEEIRWKHEGFLRDMQETYPHQAGKHGLVILSKYPIVEKSRLDRPDQPYWQSLIVAWAKLDVEGREVNIVGAHMSRPFYASQQKNDYEHLTKFVQSLTGPVIVAGDFNAAPWTHKAHKFSAATGLGRFNTFVPTWPARWKALPLVPVLPIDNVFVSPQLSKIDLTVANRLESDHLPVVADIAFVD from the coding sequence ATGCCGTACTCGAAAATGCTCAAAGCCGCCATCATTGCCGGCTGCCTGTTCGCGGCAGCGGCCCTCGTTATCGGCGGGCTGGCGGAGACCTATCCGGCGCTCGACATCGTGAACAACGGCCTGCTTCTGCTTGCGGTCGGCCTCGCCGTGCTCCTTCTCCTGAGCCTCGCCTTGCGCAGCCGCATGCTGATTGTCACGACCGGCGCGCTTCTGGCGATCGCACTCGCCACGTTGATCCCGAACCTTTCCGGGGCGGCTGCAAACGCGCCGGAGAATGCCGAACGGTTCTTGCGCGTGGCGACGTTCAACATGTGGGGCAAGGGTGATCTTCACCTGCAAAAGGTCGAAGCGTTTCTGGCCGAGACTGAGCCGGACGTCGTGGTGCTGGAAGAAATCCGCTGGAAGCACGAGGGCTTCCTTCGGGACATGCAAGAGACCTACCCCCACCAGGCGGGCAAGCACGGCCTTGTGATCCTGTCCAAATATCCCATCGTGGAAAAGAGCCGCCTGGATCGTCCGGACCAACCCTATTGGCAATCGCTGATCGTGGCCTGGGCGAAGCTCGACGTGGAAGGCCGCGAGGTCAACATCGTCGGCGCACACATGTCGCGGCCGTTCTATGCGTCGCAGCAGAAGAACGATTACGAGCACCTGACCAAGTTCGTGCAGAGCCTTACCGGCCCCGTCATCGTCGCAGGCGACTTCAACGCCGCGCCGTGGACACACAAGGCCCACAAGTTCTCCGCCGCGACGGGATTGGGCAGGTTCAACACGTTCGTGCCCACATGGCCCGCGCGTTGGAAGGCGCTGCCCCTCGTGCCGGTGCTGCCCATCGACAATGTCTTCGTCTCCCCGCAACTGTCGAAGATCGATCTGACGGTTGCGAACCGGCTCGAATCCGACCACCTGCCCGTGGTCGCCGATATCGCTTTCGTGGACTAG
- a CDS encoding AarF/ABC1/UbiB kinase family protein — MNDLSDRSGGAPKDDPEATDREKNRFSARALRYGRVGANVGGVAARMAGRRLFGLDSETEKEAAALAMALGGLKGPIMKVAQLLATIPDALPPEYAEALGKLQSHAPPMGRGFVKRRMAAELGPGWESKFASFEYEAAASASLGQVHRAVAHDGRDLAVKLQYPDMRSAVEADLVQLGMLFSVHRRMRPAVETSEVLKELSERLREELDYRREAGMTRLYGEIFSSDARVRVPEVLPALSTDRVLTMTWLEGRKLLDYKDSSLEDRNAIAQAMFRAWWYPFSHYGVIHGDPHLGNYTVFEDGAGRAAGINLLDYGCMRTFAPKFIQGVIDLYNGLLRDDRTLVVHAYETWGFAGLSNELIDILNIWARFIYGPMLDDRVRTIADDVDPGMYGRREAFQVHQALRDKGPVTIPREFVFMDRAAIGLGGVFLHLNAALNFHDLFDEAIAGVDVGTVTQRQSEAFSLAGVPLPGADASETVS; from the coding sequence ATGAACGATTTGTCCGACCGTTCGGGTGGTGCGCCGAAGGACGATCCGGAGGCCACGGATCGCGAAAAGAACCGCTTCAGCGCGCGGGCCCTGCGCTACGGCCGGGTCGGCGCGAATGTGGGTGGCGTTGCCGCGCGCATGGCAGGGCGGCGCTTGTTCGGGCTCGACTCGGAGACCGAGAAGGAAGCCGCGGCGCTCGCGATGGCGCTGGGCGGGCTCAAGGGCCCCATCATGAAGGTGGCGCAGCTCCTCGCGACCATTCCCGATGCGCTGCCGCCAGAATACGCCGAGGCCCTCGGCAAGCTGCAGAGCCACGCACCGCCCATGGGCCGCGGGTTCGTCAAGCGGCGGATGGCCGCCGAGCTCGGCCCGGGATGGGAAAGCAAGTTCGCCAGCTTCGAGTATGAGGCCGCGGCGTCGGCCTCTCTCGGCCAGGTTCATCGGGCGGTTGCTCACGACGGACGGGACCTCGCGGTCAAGCTGCAGTACCCGGACATGCGCTCCGCCGTCGAAGCGGACCTGGTGCAGCTCGGCATGCTGTTCTCCGTGCACCGGCGCATGCGGCCCGCGGTCGAGACGTCCGAAGTGCTGAAGGAACTGTCGGAGCGTTTGCGCGAGGAACTCGATTATCGGCGCGAGGCCGGGATGACCCGCCTCTATGGCGAGATTTTCTCGAGCGACGCCCGCGTGCGGGTGCCGGAGGTATTGCCGGCGCTATCAACGGACCGTGTGCTGACGATGACGTGGCTCGAGGGGAGAAAGCTCCTCGACTACAAAGACAGCTCGCTCGAAGACCGCAATGCCATCGCACAGGCCATGTTCCGCGCTTGGTGGTATCCGTTCAGCCATTACGGTGTCATTCACGGCGATCCGCATCTCGGCAATTACACGGTGTTCGAGGACGGTGCGGGCCGGGCTGCCGGGATCAACCTGCTCGACTATGGCTGTATGCGGACTTTCGCGCCCAAGTTCATCCAGGGTGTGATCGATCTCTACAACGGGCTGCTACGCGACGACCGGACCTTGGTCGTGCATGCCTACGAGACATGGGGTTTCGCCGGCCTGTCGAACGAGCTCATCGATATTTTGAACATCTGGGCCCGGTTCATCTACGGCCCGATGCTGGACGATCGTGTGCGCACGATCGCGGACGACGTAGATCCGGGCATGTACGGGCGGAGAGAAGCCTTTCAGGTGCATCAGGCGCTACGCGACAAGGGGCCCGTCACCATTCCCCGCGAGTTCGTGTTCATGGATCGCGCCGCGATCGGACTCGGCGGCGTGTTCCTGCATCTGAATGCGGCGCTGAATTTCCACGACCTCTTCGACGAAGCCATTGCGGGCGTCGATGTGGGTACCGTTACGCAGCGCCAGTCGGAGGCCTTCTCGTTGGCGGGCGTGCCGCTTCCCGGCGCCGATGCGTCTGAGACAGTTTCCTGA
- a CDS encoding DoxX family protein, with amino-acid sequence MEWLINDALPVLARIFIVWIFPFSFIDKIINHEAAVKQASSSWLPGGAALLYPAMAVELLTPPMIVFGFYDGIAAFVLAGYCAITALLFHNFWSYPRFWSSDSEGYPHVWDFFKNFGLVGGLIFVMLASGFFQGAEKEIEEVTMLTPEISTVAGAPEAR; translated from the coding sequence ATGGAGTGGCTGATCAACGATGCGCTGCCGGTGCTGGCGCGCATCTTCATTGTCTGGATTTTTCCATTCAGTTTCATCGATAAGATCATCAATCACGAGGCGGCGGTGAAGCAGGCGTCCTCGAGCTGGCTTCCGGGCGGGGCGGCGCTGCTCTATCCGGCCATGGCTGTCGAGCTGCTGACGCCGCCGATGATCGTGTTCGGCTTCTACGACGGCATCGCCGCGTTTGTTCTGGCCGGTTACTGCGCCATCACCGCGCTCCTGTTCCACAACTTCTGGAGCTACCCGCGCTTCTGGTCGTCGGACAGCGAGGGCTATCCCCATGTCTGGGACTTCTTCAAGAATTTCGGTCTCGTCGGCGGACTGATCTTCGTGATGCTCGCGAGCGGGTTCTTCCAGGGTGCGGAAAAGGAAATCGAGGAGGTCACGATGCTGACACCGGAGATTTCAACCGTTGCTGGGGCGCCGGAGGCCCGTTGA
- a CDS encoding cupin, translating to MKAPTLSYWHVWTGDDGGTRQTRCALTNFAMQSMGGNAAPQWNAEICESKANVMVCVLPVGWVGDWHENPKPQWIIPLSGTWYVETMDGTRVEMGPGEISFGADQHTKPDADGHFGHKSGTVGKEPATLMLVQLDDPRFVAARPGIFG from the coding sequence ATGAAGGCGCCGACACTCTCCTATTGGCACGTTTGGACGGGCGACGATGGGGGTACCCGTCAGACTCGATGCGCGCTCACGAATTTCGCTATGCAGAGCATGGGCGGGAACGCCGCGCCGCAATGGAACGCGGAGATCTGCGAGTCGAAGGCCAACGTGATGGTGTGCGTACTGCCGGTCGGATGGGTGGGCGATTGGCACGAGAACCCCAAACCGCAATGGATCATTCCGCTGTCGGGGACGTGGTACGTGGAAACCATGGATGGCACGCGCGTCGAGATGGGGCCGGGCGAGATTTCCTTCGGCGCCGATCAGCATACGAAGCCCGATGCGGACGGGCATTTCGGTCACAAGTCGGGCACCGTAGGCAAGGAGCCCGCGACGCTCATGCTCGTGCAGCTGGACGATCCCCGTTTCGTGGCTGCCCGTCCGGGAATTTTTGGATAA
- a CDS encoding VOC family protein, with amino-acid sequence MPVTQLVHVDITVADLDRAVGFFRDGLGLEPGPVQSSQDMQWNALLGLEPGTHMRTADICFDRETLRLTAFDPSGVPYPTPRASNDPWFEHVALVAGNIEAVWTRLEEQKPEAVTAGAPVLLPPNTGSVTAFKFRDPEGHPLELISFPQGVGDPRWQTGGAGIRGFDHTAIVVTDLDRSLAFYTGLFGMKIGGRSLNQGPCQDLLDGLPGCLVDVVALQPQDQPTPHVELLHYREPPGPAPLPPPQANDVASIRQVHRVEGLDALVQALKSAGVTFLSDGLVRLADGGNGATVRDPDGHMIVLLD; translated from the coding sequence ATGCCTGTCACGCAGCTTGTCCATGTCGACATCACGGTCGCCGATCTCGACCGGGCGGTAGGCTTCTTCCGTGACGGGCTCGGGCTGGAACCGGGTCCGGTCCAGAGCTCTCAGGACATGCAGTGGAATGCGCTTCTGGGACTTGAGCCCGGAACGCACATGCGGACAGCCGATATTTGCTTCGACCGCGAAACGCTGAGGCTCACGGCGTTCGATCCGTCCGGGGTGCCGTATCCGACCCCGCGCGCCTCGAATGATCCATGGTTCGAGCACGTGGCCTTGGTCGCCGGCAATATTGAGGCCGTGTGGACCCGGCTCGAGGAACAGAAGCCGGAAGCCGTCACAGCGGGGGCGCCCGTGCTGTTGCCGCCGAATACCGGCAGCGTGACCGCGTTCAAGTTCCGCGATCCGGAGGGACATCCGCTTGAGTTGATCTCGTTTCCGCAAGGGGTCGGTGATCCCCGCTGGCAGACGGGCGGCGCCGGCATTCGCGGCTTTGACCACACCGCGATCGTCGTGACCGACCTCGACCGCAGCCTCGCATTCTACACCGGGCTGTTCGGGATGAAGATCGGCGGGCGTTCCCTCAATCAGGGGCCCTGTCAGGATCTCCTCGACGGACTTCCCGGTTGCCTCGTCGACGTGGTGGCGCTCCAGCCCCAAGATCAGCCGACGCCCCATGTGGAGCTGCTGCACTACCGGGAGCCGCCGGGACCCGCACCTCTGCCGCCGCCGCAAGCGAACGACGTGGCTTCGATCCGGCAGGTCCACCGGGTGGAGGGGCTGGACGCGCTCGTACAGGCCCTGAAATCAGCCGGTGTGACCTTCCTTTCGGACGGTCTCGTCAGGCTCGCGGATGGTGGAAACGGGGCCACCGTCCGGGACCCGGATGGGCACATGATCGTACTATTGGACTAG
- a CDS encoding aa3-type cytochrome c oxidase subunit IV has protein sequence MHIDPKEGHPEMDYAEHLGTYKLFCGLFLWGTLACVAIVAGMGFFLT, from the coding sequence ATGCACATTGATCCCAAAGAGGGCCACCCGGAAATGGATTACGCCGAGCATCTCGGCACGTACAAGCTCTTCTGCGGCCTGTTCCTTTGGGGCACGCTTGCCTGCGTGGCGATTGTCGCGGGCATGGGCTTCTTCCTCACCTAG
- a CDS encoding Re/Si-specific NAD(P)(+) transhydrogenase subunit alpha, which yields MIAIGVPAEGSEEPRIGLTPETVKKLVKAGAKVTVRSGAGLRSHFSDEDYKEAGASIAKSDEDAVSGADVVFTVRRPSVDLAKAMKKGASLIGMLDPFSDKAGLEALAKTGVSLFAMEFMPRITRAQSMDVLSSQSNLAGYKAVVNAAAAFERALPMMMTAAGTVPAARVFVMGVGVAGLQAIATARRLGAIVTATDVRPAVKEQVASLGAKFIAVEDEEFKQAETSGGYAKEMSDEYKKKQAELVAEHVKNQDIVITTALIPGRPAPKLISTAMIESMKPGSIIVDLAAERGGNAELTKPGETAEHKGVRIFGQLNLPGQVPVNASSLYARNLQAFIEPFIDKETKELAIDWEDELAIGTAIARDGAIVNERVAGGKTS from the coding sequence ATGATTGCAATTGGCGTACCCGCGGAAGGCTCCGAGGAGCCTCGGATCGGCCTTACCCCCGAGACCGTCAAGAAGCTGGTGAAAGCCGGCGCCAAGGTCACGGTGCGGTCTGGCGCGGGGCTTCGATCCCATTTCAGCGACGAGGATTACAAAGAGGCCGGCGCGTCGATCGCCAAGTCCGACGAGGACGCGGTATCCGGTGCGGATGTGGTTTTCACCGTCCGGCGTCCGTCCGTCGACCTTGCCAAGGCGATGAAGAAGGGCGCTTCCCTGATCGGCATGCTGGATCCGTTCTCGGACAAGGCCGGTCTCGAGGCCCTTGCCAAGACCGGCGTGTCGCTGTTCGCCATGGAGTTCATGCCGCGCATCACGCGCGCCCAAAGTATGGACGTCCTGTCCTCGCAATCGAACCTCGCGGGCTACAAGGCGGTGGTCAATGCAGCCGCCGCGTTCGAGCGGGCCTTGCCGATGATGATGACCGCGGCGGGTACGGTCCCGGCCGCACGCGTCTTCGTCATGGGTGTCGGCGTGGCTGGGCTCCAGGCGATCGCCACCGCGCGCCGCCTCGGCGCTATCGTGACCGCGACCGATGTGCGGCCTGCCGTGAAGGAGCAGGTGGCTTCGCTCGGCGCGAAGTTCATCGCGGTCGAGGACGAGGAATTCAAGCAGGCCGAGACGTCCGGCGGCTACGCCAAGGAAATGTCTGACGAGTACAAGAAGAAGCAGGCCGAGCTCGTCGCCGAGCACGTCAAGAACCAGGACATCGTCATCACGACCGCGCTCATCCCGGGGCGTCCGGCGCCGAAGCTGATCTCGACCGCGATGATCGAAAGCATGAAGCCGGGCTCCATCATCGTGGATCTTGCGGCGGAGCGCGGCGGGAACGCGGAACTGACCAAGCCCGGCGAGACCGCCGAGCACAAGGGTGTGCGCATTTTCGGCCAGCTGAACCTGCCCGGTCAGGTGCCGGTCAACGCCTCCAGCCTCTATGCGCGGAACCTTCAGGCGTTCATCGAGCCGTTCATCGACAAGGAAACCAAAGAGCTCGCCATCGATTGGGAAGACGAATTGGCTATCGGCACGGCGATTGCCCGTGACGGTGCGATCGTCAACGAGCGGGTTGCCGGAGGGAAGACATCATGA
- a CDS encoding proton-translocating transhydrogenase family protein, whose protein sequence is MTKRTLLTGIIVALVALASDAFLAGAALAAEAAEGGGHDFMSQFSIFVLAVFVGYYVVWSVTPALHTPLMSVTNAVSSVIVVGALLAVAVEAGDAVASSGHWLAKILGFAALILASVNIFGGFLVTQRMLAMYRRKDR, encoded by the coding sequence ATGACGAAAAGGACCCTTCTAACGGGGATCATCGTTGCTCTCGTAGCGCTTGCCTCCGATGCGTTTCTGGCGGGCGCGGCTCTTGCGGCAGAGGCCGCGGAAGGCGGTGGCCACGATTTCATGTCGCAATTCTCGATCTTCGTGCTGGCGGTGTTCGTCGGCTACTACGTGGTTTGGAGCGTCACGCCGGCGCTGCATACGCCGCTGATGTCGGTGACCAACGCGGTGTCCTCCGTGATCGTCGTGGGCGCGCTGCTCGCGGTCGCCGTCGAGGCGGGAGACGCGGTCGCGTCCTCCGGTCATTGGCTGGCGAAGATCCTGGGCTTCGCCGCCCTGATCCTGGCCTCGGTCAATATCTTCGGCGGGTTTCTCGTGACGCAACGCATGCTCGCCATGTACCGGCGTAAAGACCGCTAG
- a CDS encoding NAD(P)(+) transhydrogenase (Re/Si-specific) subunit beta, with protein MSSELVALLYLVSGVLFILALRGLSSPETSRQGNYMGMAGMAIAVATTLAVARPDSGLSWGMIIAGIAIGGTIGAVIARRIPMTAMPELVAAFHSLVGMAAVLVAAAAYYAPEAFGIGSPGNIRVASLVEMSLGAAIGAVTFTGSVIAFAKLSGRMSGAPIILPARHFINIALGIALIACIVLFCQQQTPLLFWAIVALSLLLGILIIVPIGGADMPVVISMLNSYSGWAAAGIGFTLGNTALIVTGALVGSSGAILSYIMCKGMNRSFISVILGGFGGETAGPAGDGEQKPVKLGSAEDAAFLMKNAEKVIIVPGYGMAVAQAQHALREMTDELKEAGVEVKFAIHPVAGRMPGHMNVLLAEANVPYDEVFELEDINSEFAQTDVVYIIGANDVVNPAAEDDPTSPIYGMPVLQVWKSGTVLFNKRSLASGYAGIDNPVFYKDNTMMVLGDAKKMTEEIAKAI; from the coding sequence ATGTCCTCCGAACTCGTCGCACTGCTCTATCTCGTTTCGGGCGTCCTCTTCATCCTCGCGCTGCGGGGACTGTCGTCGCCGGAGACCTCGCGCCAGGGCAACTACATGGGCATGGCCGGTATGGCCATCGCCGTGGCCACCACGCTCGCCGTGGCGCGCCCGGACTCCGGTCTGTCCTGGGGCATGATCATTGCCGGTATCGCCATCGGCGGGACCATCGGCGCCGTCATCGCGCGCCGTATTCCCATGACGGCGATGCCCGAACTCGTCGCCGCCTTCCACTCGCTGGTGGGTATGGCGGCCGTGCTCGTGGCGGCCGCGGCCTACTATGCGCCCGAAGCGTTCGGTATTGGGTCGCCCGGCAACATCCGCGTGGCGAGCCTCGTGGAAATGTCCTTGGGCGCGGCCATCGGTGCGGTCACCTTCACCGGGTCGGTCATCGCCTTTGCGAAGCTCTCGGGCCGCATGTCGGGTGCGCCGATCATTCTGCCGGCGCGGCATTTCATCAACATTGCGCTCGGAATCGCGCTGATCGCCTGCATCGTGCTGTTCTGCCAGCAGCAGACGCCGCTCCTCTTCTGGGCGATCGTGGCGCTGTCGCTGCTCCTCGGCATTCTCATCATCGTGCCCATCGGCGGCGCGGACATGCCGGTCGTGATCTCGATGCTGAACTCGTACTCGGGTTGGGCGGCCGCCGGTATCGGCTTCACGCTGGGTAATACGGCGCTGATCGTCACCGGCGCGCTGGTCGGCTCCTCGGGCGCGATCCTGTCCTACATCATGTGTAAGGGCATGAACCGCTCCTTCATCAGCGTCATTCTCGGTGGCTTCGGCGGCGAGACCGCAGGCCCCGCCGGCGACGGCGAGCAGAAGCCGGTCAAGCTCGGCTCGGCCGAGGATGCGGCCTTCCTGATGAAGAACGCGGAGAAAGTCATCATCGTCCCCGGTTACGGCATGGCCGTCGCTCAGGCGCAGCATGCGCTGCGGGAAATGACCGACGAACTCAAAGAGGCCGGGGTCGAGGTCAAGTTCGCCATCCACCCGGTCGCGGGCCGCATGCCGGGGCACATGAACGTGCTGTTGGCCGAGGCCAACGTGCCCTACGACGAGGTGTTCGAACTCGAGGACATCAACTCGGAATTCGCGCAGACGGACGTGGTCTACATCATCGGCGCCAACGACGTGGTCAATCCGGCCGCAGAAGACGATCCCACATCCCCGATCTACGGCATGCCCGTGCTGCAGGTGTGGAAGTCCGGGACTGTGCTCTTCAACAAGCGCTCGCTCGCATCCGGCTATGCCGGCATCGACAACCCGGTGTTCTACAAAGACAACACGATGATGGTGCTGGGCGACGCCAAGAAGATGACCGAAGAGATCGCCAAAGCGATATAA